TGGTGCAGATCGGCACCGTGGATGACGAAGAAAAGCCGACCTTCGCCTCGTTGCGTCCGGGCCAGAGCATCTATTCGATCTCGATCGAAGACGCGCTGGAACTGTTCAAGATGCCGCGCGCGCTCGGCCAGGACAAGGACCAGGATGTCAGCGTCGGCATCGGCCGCTTCGGGCCGTTTGCGCGCCGCGGCAGCGTGTATGCATCGCTGAAGAAAGAAGACGATCCGTACACCATCGACCTGGCGCGGGCGGTGTTCCTGATCGAAGAGAAGGAAGAGATCGCGCGTAACCGCGTCATCAAGGACTTCGACGGCAGCGACATCCAGGTGCTCAACGGCCGCTTCGGCCCGTACATCAGCGATGGCAAGCTCAATGGCAAGATCCCCAAGGACCGCGAGCCGGCCTCGCTGACCTTCGAGGAAGTGCAGCAACTGCTGGCCGACACCGGCAAGCCGGTGCGCAAGGGCTTCGGTGCCAAGAAGGCCACGCTCAAGAAGAATGCGGTGAAGGATTCGGCGCCGAAGAAGACAGCCGTCAACAAGACCGCCACCAAGACCGCTGCCACCAAGACGGCCGCGAAGAAGGCACCGGCCAAAAAGGCCGCCGCCAAGAAGGCGACCAAGCGCGTGGTCAAGAAGACCGCGAGCAAGGCCGCAGGCTGAGCCACGCCATGGATCACGCACTCAGCCTGGATGGCGCTGTCGCCGCCCTGCGCCAGGGTGGCGTGATCGCCTACCCCACCGAGGCAGTGTGGGGCTTGGGCTGCGACCCGGCCCGGGAAGCGGCCGTGTTGCGGCTGCTGGAGATCAAGCGGCGGCCGGTGGACAAGGGTGTGATCGTGGTGGCCTCCGATGTGGCGCTGCTGCGCGATTGGGTCGACCTGGACGTGCTGGAATCGGCCCGCAGACAGGCCGTGCTGGCCAGCTGGCCCGGCCCGAACACCTGGATCCTGCCGATCACCGACCGCGCGCCGCGCTGGGTCACCGGCACGCATGACGGGTTGGCGGTACGCATCAGCGCCCATCCGCTCGTGGCGGCGCTGTGCACGGCCTGGGGTGCGCCGCTGGTGTCCACCAGCGCCAACCTGGCCGGGCAGCCGCCGGCGCGCTGCCGCGAGGCGCTGGACCCGGTCCTGCTGGCCAGCATCGACGGCGTGCTGGCCGGCGACGTCGGCGGCCACGCCCAGCCCACCACCATCCGCGATGCGCGTACCGGTCAGATCTTGCGCGACTGAGGCCGCGCCGGCCAAGCCGACGCGACAAATCACGTTGCAGTGTCTGGATGACGATGGGCACGCGCTGCCAGGACCAATCGCCTCTGGCACGGCCTGGCGGGCAAGACAACGCATGAAGTGCCCCCCTCTCTCGCAGACTCAACGGTAGCCGCCTCCCGTCAGCGTTGCAGGCAGTCCTGTCAACGCGCCCGATCCGTCTGGCCGATCACCGCTAGCGCGGCCAGCTGGTATCCACGCCATCTCCCCCACAGGCAGTGAGTGCAGCCGGTCTCGGTGGCGCATTTTTACGTCCGCGTTCTGTGGCGACCAGTCATGCAACTGTCGCGCCAAGTTCCAGGTTCTGTCCAGGTGTTCAAGCCAGGCCACCACACGCTGAAGCGGCACCGCCCCGCAGCACACGACCGGCATCCGCAGTGCGCCCTGGCAGCCAGTCACCCCACTTTGCGGCGCGGCGGCCGAGCGCGCACACTCCAGCCATGCGCACTTTCCCGACTCTGTTGTTGCTGGCCTGTGCGCTGCCCGCCTCGGCAGCGAACACGGCCACCAAGCCCGACCCGAACGTGCGGGTCTACCGCTGCGTCAGCAGCACCGGCACGGTTGCGCTGCAGGACGCGCCGTGCAGCAGCGGTCGCCAGCAGGTGCTGGACATGCAGCGCCCGCAGGATCCGCCAGCGCGTCCGCAGCGCCTGGATGCACCGGCACCGGCTGCCGCGCCGCCGGCGCACGAGGTCCGCATCGTCACCGTGCAGCCTCCGCAGCCGATGTACGAGTGCACCACCGAAGACGGCAACCGCTATACCAGCGACAGCCCGGAAGGACATCCGCGCTGGGTGCCGACCTGGGGCCCGGCCTATGTGGGCAATGCCATCGCTCCGCCTCCGCCACCTGCCGGCACCCTGCGCCCACCGCTGCCGGTCAGCCCGCGCCCCGCGATCGCGGTGCAGGGTGGCTCCTCCGGACGGGGCGGCAGCATCCGCGGCAGCGCCAGCTTCGGCACCGACGCCTACCAGGGTCGCTATCAAGGCAACTATCAGGGCGGTTACGGCGGCACGGTGATCGTGCCCTACGGCAATGTGCAGATCCGCGACGAATGCCATGCGCTGCCCGAGCAGGAAGTGTGCGCGCGCCTGGCCGACCGGCGCTGGGAGCTGATCCGTCGCTACAACAGCGCCCTGCAGAGCGAACGGGTGGACCTCAGCCGCGAACAGCGCGGCATCGAAGCGCGCCAGCAACGCGATTGCGGCGGCGTATGAGCCGCATGCGCCTGATCGCCTTGGTGATGATGGGCTGGGTCTCGGGTAGCAATGCCCAGGAAGTGGCCATCTATCGCTGCACCGATCCCAGCGGCGCGCTCACGGTGCAGAACATGCCGTGCCCGAAGGGCATGCAGCAACAGAAGAAGTTGATGACCGCACCGGCCTCGGTGCCATTTGTGCCTGGCACGCCCCCTGCGCCAGCGCCCGTGCGCACGGCACCGGTTGCGCCAGCGCCGCCTGCCCCGGTGCCTGCCGCTGCGCCCGTGGCAGCGCCGGCCCTACTGACATCGACCTCCACCCTGCCCCCACCACCGCTGTTCGAGTGCACCGCGCACGACAACGGCCGCTACTTCACCGAAGACCGCGAACCGGCCACGCGCTGCCTGCCGATGCAGACGACCAACCTGGGCGGCGGCCCGGCCACCGGTGGCGGCAGCGCCTGCGAAGTGGTCACCGACCGTTGCGCACCGGTGCCGGACCAGAGCCTGTGCGAGGCCTGGCGCAAACGCGCCGAGCAGGCCGAATCAACCTGGCGTTTCTCCGATGAAGCGCAATCGGCCGAACGCAAACAGCGCTACGACCAGATGCGGCGTGTGCTGGAGGAAAGCCGCTGCGCCAATCCCGCTGCCACACCGTAAACGCGTGGCCTGATCACCGGCTGCAAGGCGTTACGCAAGCAGCACTACAACGCTGCGCCCTTGCCCGGCAGTCCGATGACCGGCGACGTCGTCCTGCCGTGGCGTCGTGCTCAGAACCCGTAACGCAGGAAGCCGCCATCGACCGCGATGCATTCGCCGGTGATGTAGCTGGCAGCCGGCAAGCACAGAAAACCGACCGCGGCGGCAACCTCTTCGGGTTCGCCAATGCGGCGCATCGGGGTGCGCTCGATCACCTGCTCGTAGTAGTCCGGATCCGACAACGGCCCGGAGGTACGCCGCGTGCGGATGTACCACGGCGCCACCGCATTGACGCGAATGCCGTCTTCGGCCCACTCCACCGCCAGGTTGCGCGTCATCTGCTGCAGCGCGGCCTTGGTCATGCCGTAGGGCGCGCCGCTGCGCACATGCGTGATGCCCGAGACGCTGCCGACATTGACGATGGCCGAGGCCGCGTGCCGGGTCAGCAGCGGGTGCGCGTAACGCGACAGTTCGAACGCGGAAAACACGTTGGTTTCGAAGATGCCGCGCCATTGGTCTTCGGTGTAGTCGATCGCGGCGCGGGTAATGTTGCCGCCGGCATTGTTGATCAACAGGTGCAGGCCGTCGGCATGGTCTTCCACCCAGTCCAGGATCGCGCGGCGCTCCTCGTCGTCGGAGACATCGGCGGCCAGGCCGTGCAGTTCGCGCTCCGGGAACTCTTCGGCCAGCTCGTCGCGCGCCTGCGCCAATGCATCGGCATCGCGCGCCACCAGCAGCAGATCCGCACCGAAGCCGAGCAGTTCGCGGGCAATGGCCAGACCAATACCGGCGCTGGCGCCGGTGATGAGCGCGGTCTGTCCGTCCAGCCGCCAGCGGTGCGTTGTCACGTGCGTGATCCTCTTTCAAGACGCGGGAAACAGCCGCTGCAGCGCAGTTGACGCGGCGCGACGGCAGCGGCGTTAGGATACCGCCACACCGAGCGAGGTCACGACGATGAAACTGCACTGGATGCTTGCCGCCGTTCTGGCGTTGCCGGTTGCGGCCTGCCAGCGCCCGCAACCGGCGCCCACCGATCAAAAGCCCGATCCGCAGGCAACTGCCTTGCGCGACCACATCCAGGCGCCGCTGAACCAGGCGCACGCCGTGCAGGCCGCCAGCGACCAGGCGGCCGAAGATCAGCGCAAGGCCATCGATGCCGCCACGCAGTAAGCGGCGCGGCGCCGACTAGCCGCACCCAACACGGCGGCACCGCTGTCAGTCGGCACCCGGCAGGGACGCGCCGTCGCCTCATGCCGCAAAACCACAACGCCGGCACATGGCCGGCGTCGTCGCTGCAGTACATCGACACACCTGCCGGGTCAGAACCCGCAGAAGCAGTACGCCAGCGCCTTCACCGGCGTGCCGCCGGCCTTGCCGTCATGCACGGCGTCTTCGACGAAGCGCAACTGCGTGTCCACTTCCGGCAGCGAGCGCGCCAGCACTGCGCGGGCCACGCCCGAATCGCCCAGCATCCAGGCGCCCATGCGGCTGCCGGCAAAGCCGCTCATGAACTGCGAGAACGGGGTGGCCGGCTTTTCCACATAGCGGACGCGGAACTTGCCGCGGCCCAGCTTGGCGCGGTCGGCCGCGTCGGCCACCGCTTCCTGCATGCCGCCGAAGGCATCCACCAGACCGTGCTGCCTGGCCTGCGCACCGCTCCACACCCGACCACGCGCCACCTTGTCGATCGCCTCCACCGACTGGTGCCGCGCCTGCGCCACCTTGCCGGTGAAATCGGCATAGCCCTTGTTGATCACCGACTGGATCACCTGGCCGGCGACCGGATCCAGCGGGCGAGTGATATCGAAGGCGCCGGCAAAGCGCGTGGTGCCCACGCCGTCGGTATGCACGCCGATCTTGTCCAGCGCGCGGGTCAGGTTGGGCACCATGCCGAAGATGCCGATCGAACCGCTGATCGTGGACGGGTCGGCGTAGATGCGATCAGCATTCATGCTGATCCAGTACCCGCCCGAGGCGGCCAGGTCGCCCATCGATACCACCACCGGCTTGCCGGCCTGCTTGAGCGCGACCACTTCTCGCCGGATCAGTTCCGAGGCGAACACTTCGCCGCCGGGCGAATCCACCCGCAGCACCACCGCCTTGACCTGCTCGTCGTCGCGCGCCTGACGCAGCAGCGCGGCAGTGGACTCGCCACCGATGCGGCCGGCCGGCTGCTCGCCACCGCTGATCTCGCCGGCTGCCACGATCACGGCCACCTGCGGGCGGCTGTCCATCGGCGAGCGCTGCGCCTGCAACTGGCTCAGGTAATCGTTGAAGCCGATATTGCGGAAGCCACTGTCGGCATCGCTGTCGGCGACGCCGCGCTTGGTCAGCAGCGCATCGACTTCTTCGCGGGTCTTGAGCCCGTCCACCAGCTTCTGCTGCAGCGCGAACTTGGCCAGGTCGCCGCCGGCGGCCACCACGCCTTCGGGCAAGGTATCGATGCCGGCGGTCAGCTGCGCAGGCGTGAGCTTGCGCGCGGTGCCCACGTCGGCCAGGTAGCGCTGCCACACGTCGTTCATCCAGAACAGGTCCGCTTCCTTGGCGTCGGCCGAGGCCGCGTCGAGGATGTACGGCTCGGCGGCGGACTTGTACTCGCCGACGCGGAACAGGTGCACGTCCACGCCGAGCTTGTCCTGCAGGCCTTCGCGGAAGTACTGGCGATAACGGCCAAGCCCTTCCAGCAGCACGCTGCCCATCGGATCCAGGTACACCTCGTTGGCCTGCGCGGCGAGCAGGTACTGACCCTGGCTCATGCTCTCGCTGAAGGCCACGATCTGCTTGCCGGACGCGCGCAGCTTCTGCAGCGCAGCGGCCACCTCGCGCTGCGAGGCGAAGCCGGACGGCTGCAGCTTGTCCAGGTTCAACACCACCCGCTCGATCTTGCGGTCCTTGCCGGCGGCTTCGATCACCCGCACCAGGTCGCGCAGCTGCACTTCTTCGGCGCTCTTGTCGCCCACCGCCTTGGCCAGCGACCGGCTCACCGGGTCGGCGCTGAATTGCTCCACCAGCGTGCCTTCGGGATTGATCACCAGCGTGGTGCGCTCGGCCAGCGGCTTGGTGCCGTCGCCGCGCGCCATCGCCACCACCAACACCAGCAGCAACAGGAACAGAACACCGAAGAACACCAGGTTGAAGATCAGGCGCCGGGTGAAATTCATCACATCCCACAGGCCGACGAAGAAGCTGGCGATGGGACTGCGACGCACGGGGTGATTCATGGAAAACTCCGTCGAAAAGACGTTGCGGACAGATCGTGGCGCCCAGCATACCGGCTGCGCCGTGCATGCGGCATGCGCTGAAAGTCAGGGTGCCGCAGTGGCGGTCAGCCGCCGGCTGGTCTGACGGAAGCGCAATCCCATCAGGACCGACGCCACGGTCAGGCCCAGGATCAGGCCAACCCACATGCCTTGCGGCCCCCAACCAAGCCCCAGTCCGAGCCCGGCGCCGATCGGCATGCCCACGCCCCAATACGAGACCATGGCCAGAAACATCGGCACACACGTGTCCTTGAGCCCGCGCAGCGCGCCGGCCGACAACACCTGGATGCCATCGGGAAACTGGAAGGTGGCGGCAAACAGCAGCAGCAGCGAGGCCAGCGCGGCCACCGCCGCATCGTCGGTATACACGCTCACGATGACGTCGTGCCCCAGCAACAGCGCGCTGGCCGACAGCGCCTGGGTGCCCAGCACGATGGCGTAACCGGCCCAGGTGGCGCGACGCATCGCCAGCGGGTCGCCGCGGCCGACCGCGTGGCCCACGCGCACGGTGGTGGCCTCGGCCACGCCCATCGGGATCATGAAGCACAGCTGCGCGACGTTGACGGCGATCTGGTGCGCGGCCGCCTCGGTCGCGCCCAGCCGGCCGATCAGCAGCGCGGTGACGATGAACAACCCACCTTCCATCAACACGGTGATGCCGATCGGAAGGCCCGTGCGCAGCAGATCGCCGATCGCCCGCCAGCGCGGCCCTTCCAGGTGAGTGAACAACTCCAGATGCGCAAACCGCCGCGCGCGCCACAGGTACAGCGCAAACACGCTGGCCTGCACCCACATGGTGATCGCCGACGCCATGCCCAGCCCCTGCGCGCCATGTTCGGCAAACCCGAATCGGCCGTAGGTCAGCGCATAGCCCAGTGGCGCCAGCACCAGCAGCCCGCCGAAGCCCAGCAGCATGGTCGGCAACGTCCAGTGCATGCCCTCGCTGAGATAGCGCATGCAGAAGTAGAACGTCAGCGCGGGCACGCCCCAGCGCACCGCATGCAGGAAGTCGGTGGCGCCGGGCACGATGTCCGGCGCAATGCCGAAGGTCGGCAGCAGTGGCGGCACCACGCTCAGGAACGCGAACATCAGCGCGCTCAGCCCCAGCGACAACCACAGGGCCTGACGGAACAGCGGCCCGATCTCGCGCTCGCGCCCGGCGCCGAGCAGTTGCGACACCGAGGCGGTCAACGAAATCAGGGTGCCGATCGGCACCAGCATCGGCAACCACAGCAGCGAGGTGCCGATGGTCACCGCCGCCAGCGTGGCAGTGCCGTGGTGGCCGGCGATGACGTTATCGACGAAGCCGATCAAGCCGGTGGAGACGTGACCGAGTACCAGCGGCAGGGCCAGCAGGCCGGTGGTGCGCACTTCCGAGACGACGCCTGGCGTCGTGGACGCGGGTGTAGCAGAGACAGACATGACACACCGATCGCCGCGCGGACTGCGGCCGTGCCGGGAGGCGCTGGCACCGGGTCGCGCGGGGCCGCCATTTTACCCGCACTTCTCGACAGGGGGCTGGCACCCGGCAGCGCACGGCGATTGCGGTGGCCACACACCGTCATCGCCAATGGTGTGGGCCCGCGCCGCACGATACGCTGCATGGCCTGCCAGGCACGGCCGTGAGGCGGCTCGGCCCGGCACGCAGCGTCCCTCACCGCCAACCGGATCCGGCCATGTTCCTGCACCCGCCCACCGCGCATCCTTCGGACTGCGAGAACTGCGCCACTGCCCTGCAGGGCGCGTTCTGCCACGCCTGCGGCCAGAGCGCGCACAACCCGGTGCGCAGCGTTGCGCATGCGGTGGAAGAGGTCTTCGAATCGTTCTGGCACCTGGATGGACGAATCCTCCGCACCTTGCGCGACCTGCTGGTGCCCGGCCGCGTGGCGCAGCGGTTCCTGGGCGGCCATCGCGTGCGCTACGTCGCGCCGATGCGGCTGTTCCTGGTGCTGAACCTGCTGACATTCTTCATCGCCCGGCTGGCGGTGCATGCGTCAGACGACGCGCACGCGGTCACCGGGGCCGACGTCACCCAGACGTCGGTACCCAAGGACTTTGCGCATGCACGCACACCGGCACAGGTGGAAGCGGTTCGCGCGCAGTTGGTCGGCGCGCTGCTGCAGACCCGCAAGGTGGTTCCGGCGGGCATTGCCCGCGACGGCGTGGATGCCGGCATCGCCCGCGCCGAGAACGAAGCGCGTGAACGGCTGGCGCAACTGCATCAGGGCGCGCGCCTGGAAAGTGCCGCGCCGGCGGTGGATGCACCCGACAACGCCACGTTCTTTTCGGTGGCCGGCAAGCCCTGGGATCCGGTCAGCAATCCGCTGACATGGGCGCCGCTGCCGGCGTTCGCCAACCGCTGGCTCAACGTGCAGCTCCGCCATATCCGCGACAGCCTGCCGCGCCTGCGCAGCAACCCGCAACTGCTCTACAACGCCTTCTTCGCCGCGGTGCCGTCCACGTTGCTGGTGCTGGTACCGCTGTTTGCGTTGCTGTTGCGCGTGTTCTACCTGCGCAGCGGCCGGGTGTATCTGGAACATCTGGTGGTCGCGCTCTACAGCCACGCGTTCCTGTGCCTGAATCTGCTGGCCATGCTGCTGTTGTCGCTGCTGGCCGAGGCGCTGGTGCAGATCGCCAGCCCGATCGCCTGGAGCATCGGGCTGGTCCAGTTCGGGCTGACGCTGTGGATGCCGCTGTACCTGCTGTGGATGCAGCGGCGTGTGTATGGGCAGGGCTGGCCGCTGACGGTGCTGAAGTACGTTGGCCTGGGCGGCATCTATCTGGTCGTCGTCACCGTGGCCGCTGCGCTGCTGATGGTGGCCAGCCTGGCGCGTCTTTAATCAGGCCTTGCAGATTCAAGCAGGCATGGAGCACCGCTTCAGCGCTGGCTGCGATCAGGCTTGCGTTGCGGCGGTGTGCGCAGTTGCCATCGAAGGTGCGGCGTGTCAGCGCTTACCCACCGCCGCGGCGCGGGCCATCAACGCGCCAGCTGACGGCTCAACCAGCTGCCGCGCGTGGCCGGCGCCTGCGCCAGCAGTGCCTCACGCAGACCATCGCGCTCCTGTGGCGGCGTGCGTTGCGCCAGGACCGCCAGCTGCGCCAGCTGGCCGGCATCCAGGCTACGCAGCACGGCCAACACCTGCTCGCGCTGCGCCACCGGCACATAGCCAACCAGCGGCTGCAGCTGCGGATAGAAGTTGCCCAGCTGCGAGCCCAGGCGCCAACCGTCCCGGTGCAGGCGATCCAGTGCGGTGAACTGGGTGCGCAGGGCGCGCTGCTGGTCCTCGGGCAGCCCCTGCAGGCGCTCGCGAGCCTGGCGCAGCACCACCCGGTCGGTGGCGGTCAGGTCCTTCCAGGCGGCGTAGCGGGCGCGCAGGTCGGCCTGCTGCACGGGCGTCAGTGCGGCCCAGCGCGCGCGTTGCTGCGCGGCGCTGGGCGCGGCCGACGACGTCGCAGCGGACGCCGTGGCGCCACCTTCATCCAGCGCGGCCGGCAGGGCCTGCGCACCGGCGCTGCCGATGACGGCGCACAGCAATAGTGCTGCCCAGTTAGTTTTCGTCATCGACAGTCTCCAGTGGCGCCGACGACTGTTCGGCTGCGGTGGCGTGTGCGCCGGATTCGTCGGCCGGGATCGGATGCCCGGCCGCATACCAGGCGTAGAAATCGGCCGAACGCGCCAGTTCCAGGTCGGGGTCGGCCAGCATCGTCTGGTCGCGTGCATCCAGCGCGGGGGCGGCGGGCTGATCCGGCAGGTCGGCCGCCGGCAGTTCTTCCACCAGGACCGGGGCGGCATCGGTCACATGCAGCACGCCCGCCGGGGCCTGCGACACCGGCTCCGGCGGCAATACCGGCCGGCGATGCGTCCACCACCAGGCCAACACCGCCACCACCATCGCCAGTGCCAGCACGCCCAGCGCGATGCCGGCCTGGCGGCGATCGACCCGGGGCCATTGCCATTGCCGCCTGCTGCGCACGCGCGCAGGACGCTGCCGCACCGGCGACGGCGAGGGCTCTGCCGGGGTGGCCGGCTGCAACGGCATGCCGGCCAGCGCCGCATCGCGCAGCTGACTCAACCGGCTGAGCTGGGACGGGTTGAGGTCGCGCAACTCCTGCTGCGCCGCCTCGGCCAGCACCCGCCACGCCTGGGCGTCCGGGTTGCCTGCCGCATCGCGTGGGCAGGCGCGTGCCAGCGCCTGGCGATAATCCGCCACGGCCACGCCCTGGACCTCGCTGGCGGCATCCTCCTCCAGCCCGGCCACGATCCGCAGCAGCAGCGCCAGCCGGTCGGAGGTCTGCATCCGGCCCAGTGCCGTGAAGGGCGGCAACCAGGTGCCCGGCATGGGGTCGCGCCGCAGTGGCGGCGCCGCCGCCAGCAGGCTCCAGAAGCGCATCGGCCAGCCAGCCATCGGCCGCCCGGCCGCCTGGCTACTGAAGGCACGCAGCGCCGCCGCCAGGGCCCGCTCGGCCGCTGCCCCGTCGCCGCCCTGCAGCTGTGCGAGCACCAGGCCCCGGCGTTCGACGCCCCGCAGGAAGGCTGACAGCGCGGCGGGGGTAACGGGGGCGTCGGGGACTACGGTCATGTGAACTCCAGCATCGGCCGGCATGATACCGACGCAGATCGGCCGCGCCGACCGCTTGACAGATCGCCACGTCGTTGCTCCGCTCCCGACCGCTGTCCGCGCACGTTGTGCACAGCGGCAGACATACCGATACGCCCCCGTCTGTCAACTGGTTTTTTTTCTTTGTTGCATTCGTGTTTCACGCCCAACCGATTGATCTATAAGCATTTTCACCAGATGGCGAAAAAATGTCCAAGAGGTTGCCAAGGCAAGTGAATCCGCCTTCACGGCGTGGAGCACGCGCGTAATTCACAGGTTTATCCACAGGCAGTGTGGATAAACCGGTTTCCTGAGCCCTCACATAGGTTTACGTCGTATTTATCACTTCGGTCACAGAAAAGCGCTGCAACTGATCACACCGCTTTCACGCGCACAAACCGGCCTGCTCGGGCCCGCTGGACAGTATCGGTAGACTGGGCGAATGCCTTCGACTGTCACCACGCTGCGCGTCGCCCTGCCGGTGCCGCTGCCGCAATTGTTCGATTACCTGCCCCCCGCCGATGCCGCGCAGCCCGGTCAAGGGCGGGTGGGCTGCCGGGTGCGGGTGCCGTTCGGCCCGCGCGAGCTGGTCGGGGTGGTGGTGGAGATCGGCCAGCTGCCGTCGGCCGACGGGCTGCGCCCGGCGCTGGAGTGGTGCGATGCGGCGCCGCTGCTGGTGGATGAACTGGCCCGCTCGTTGCAATGGCTGGCCCGCTACACGCATGCGCCGCTGGGCGAGGCCCAGGCCAGCGCCCTGCCCGGCCCGCTGCGCCGCGGCGAGCCGCTGGCCGACACCCACGCCTGGGCCTGGCAGCTCACTGAGGCCGGGCACACCGGTGCGAGCAGCCTGCGCGCCGGCAGCCGCCCCGCCTTGCTGGCTGGCCTGCTGCAGGCCGGCGCACTGAGCGAAGACCAGTTGGACCCGCTGCTGCCGCAGTGGCGGCAGGCCGCGCGCAGCCTGACCAAGCGTGGCCATGCCGAACGCGTGGCGGTGGCTGCCGATGCCCTCCCGCCCCGTCCCGGCAGCGGCCCGGCGCTCAACGACGAGCAACAGGCCGCAGCCGTGGCGATTCGTGCGCGCAGCGGCTTTGCCACCTATCTGCTCGATGGCGTCACCGGCAGCGGCAAGACCGAGGTCTATCTGCAGGCGATCGCCGACTGCCTGGCCGCCGGCCGCCAGGCGCTGGTGCTGGTCCCGGAGATCGGGCTAACCCCGCAAACATTGGGCCGTTTCCGCGCGCGCCTGGGGGTGCCGGTGCATGCACTGCACTCGGGCCTGTCCGATGGCGAGCGCGCCCGCGTCTGGGCCGCGGCCTGGCGCGGCGAAGCCCAGTTGATCGTCGGCACCCGCTCGGCGGTGTTCACGCCGCTGCCCAGGGCCGGGCTGATCGTGATCGACGAGGAGCACGACGGCAGCTACAAGCAACAGGACGGCATCCGCTATCACGCCCGCGACTTCGCCTTGGTGCGCGGCAAGGCGCTGGACGTGCCGGTGATCCTGGGCAGCGCCACGCCCTCGCTGGAAAGCCTGCACAACGCCTACGCCGGTCGCTACCGGCACCTGCGCCTGTCGCGCCGGGCCGGCGAAGCGCGCCCGCCGCGCGTGCGCGTGCTGGACGTGCGCAAGCGCCCGCTCAAGGACGGGCTCTCGCCGGAGGTGCTGGCCGGCATCGGCGCCACCCTGGCCCGCGGCGAACAGGTGCTGGTATTCAAGAACCGCCGCGGTTACGCGCCGGTGCTGCTGTGCCACGACTGCGGCTGGACCGCGGCCTGCCAACGCTGCAGCACGCCGTTGCACCAGACCCCGATGACCGTGCATGCCGGCGGCCGCCGCCTGCAATGCCATCACTGCGGCGCGCGCCAGCCCGCGCCGTTGGCCTGCCCGGCCTGCGCCAGCCTGGCGCTGCAGCCGCAGGGCATCGGCACCGAGCGGCTGGAAGAACGCCTCAGCGAGGCCTTCCCGGACGTGCCGGTGGTGCGCATCGACCGCAGCACCACCCAGCGCCGCGACGCCCTGGAAACCCAACTCGCCCGGCTCGGCAAC
The window above is part of the Xanthomonas cassavae CFBP 4642 genome. Proteins encoded here:
- a CDS encoding SDR family oxidoreductase codes for the protein MTTHRWRLDGQTALITGASAGIGLAIARELLGFGADLLLVARDADALAQARDELAEEFPERELHGLAADVSDDEERRAILDWVEDHADGLHLLINNAGGNITRAAIDYTEDQWRGIFETNVFSAFELSRYAHPLLTRHAASAIVNVGSVSGITHVRSGAPYGMTKAALQQMTRNLAVEWAEDGIRVNAVAPWYIRTRRTSGPLSDPDYYEQVIERTPMRRIGEPEEVAAAVGFLCLPAASYITGECIAVDGGFLRYGF
- a CDS encoding DUF3667 domain-containing protein; protein product: MFLHPPTAHPSDCENCATALQGAFCHACGQSAHNPVRSVAHAVEEVFESFWHLDGRILRTLRDLLVPGRVAQRFLGGHRVRYVAPMRLFLVLNLLTFFIARLAVHASDDAHAVTGADVTQTSVPKDFAHARTPAQVEAVRAQLVGALLQTRKVVPAGIARDGVDAGIARAENEARERLAQLHQGARLESAAPAVDAPDNATFFSVAGKPWDPVSNPLTWAPLPAFANRWLNVQLRHIRDSLPRLRSNPQLLYNAFFAAVPSTLLVLVPLFALLLRVFYLRSGRVYLEHLVVALYSHAFLCLNLLAMLLLSLLAEALVQIASPIAWSIGLVQFGLTLWMPLYLLWMQRRVYGQGWPLTVLKYVGLGGIYLVVVTVAAALLMVASLARL
- the sppA gene encoding signal peptide peptidase SppA; amino-acid sequence: MNHPVRRSPIASFFVGLWDVMNFTRRLIFNLVFFGVLFLLLLVLVVAMARGDGTKPLAERTTLVINPEGTLVEQFSADPVSRSLAKAVGDKSAEEVQLRDLVRVIEAAGKDRKIERVVLNLDKLQPSGFASQREVAAALQKLRASGKQIVAFSESMSQGQYLLAAQANEVYLDPMGSVLLEGLGRYRQYFREGLQDKLGVDVHLFRVGEYKSAAEPYILDAASADAKEADLFWMNDVWQRYLADVGTARKLTPAQLTAGIDTLPEGVVAAGGDLAKFALQQKLVDGLKTREEVDALLTKRGVADSDADSGFRNIGFNDYLSQLQAQRSPMDSRPQVAVIVAAGEISGGEQPAGRIGGESTAALLRQARDDEQVKAVVLRVDSPGGEVFASELIRREVVALKQAGKPVVVSMGDLAASGGYWISMNADRIYADPSTISGSIGIFGMVPNLTRALDKIGVHTDGVGTTRFAGAFDITRPLDPVAGQVIQSVINKGYADFTGKVAQARHQSVEAIDKVARGRVWSGAQARQHGLVDAFGGMQEAVADAADRAKLGRGKFRVRYVEKPATPFSQFMSGFAGSRMGAWMLGDSGVARAVLARSLPEVDTQLRFVEDAVHDGKAGGTPVKALAYCFCGF
- a CDS encoding DUF3106 domain-containing protein — its product is MTKTNWAALLLCAVIGSAGAQALPAALDEGGATASAATSSAAPSAAQQRARWAALTPVQQADLRARYAAWKDLTATDRVVLRQARERLQGLPEDQQRALRTQFTALDRLHRDGWRLGSQLGNFYPQLQPLVGYVPVAQREQVLAVLRSLDAGQLAQLAVLAQRTPPQERDGLREALLAQAPATRGSWLSRQLAR
- a CDS encoding MATE family efflux transporter, which codes for MSVSATPASTTPGVVSEVRTTGLLALPLVLGHVSTGLIGFVDNVIAGHHGTATLAAVTIGTSLLWLPMLVPIGTLISLTASVSQLLGAGREREIGPLFRQALWLSLGLSALMFAFLSVVPPLLPTFGIAPDIVPGATDFLHAVRWGVPALTFYFCMRYLSEGMHWTLPTMLLGFGGLLVLAPLGYALTYGRFGFAEHGAQGLGMASAITMWVQASVFALYLWRARRFAHLELFTHLEGPRWRAIGDLLRTGLPIGITVLMEGGLFIVTALLIGRLGATEAAAHQIAVNVAQLCFMIPMGVAEATTVRVGHAVGRGDPLAMRRATWAGYAIVLGTQALSASALLLGHDVIVSVYTDDAAVAALASLLLLFAATFQFPDGIQVLSAGALRGLKDTCVPMFLAMVSYWGVGMPIGAGLGLGLGWGPQGMWVGLILGLTVASVLMGLRFRQTSRRLTATAAP
- a CDS encoding Sua5/YciO/YrdC/YwlC family protein, with amino-acid sequence MDHALSLDGAVAALRQGGVIAYPTEAVWGLGCDPAREAAVLRLLEIKRRPVDKGVIVVASDVALLRDWVDLDVLESARRQAVLASWPGPNTWILPITDRAPRWVTGTHDGLAVRISAHPLVAALCTAWGAPLVSTSANLAGQPPARCREALDPVLLASIDGVLAGDVGGHAQPTTIRDARTGQILRD
- a CDS encoding membrane protein gives rise to the protein MTVVPDAPVTPAALSAFLRGVERRGLVLAQLQGGDGAAAERALAAALRAFSSQAAGRPMAGWPMRFWSLLAAAPPLRRDPMPGTWLPPFTALGRMQTSDRLALLLRIVAGLEEDAASEVQGVAVADYRQALARACPRDAAGNPDAQAWRVLAEAAQQELRDLNPSQLSRLSQLRDAALAGMPLQPATPAEPSPSPVRQRPARVRSRRQWQWPRVDRRQAGIALGVLALAMVVAVLAWWWTHRRPVLPPEPVSQAPAGVLHVTDAAPVLVEELPAADLPDQPAAPALDARDQTMLADPDLELARSADFYAWYAAGHPIPADESGAHATAAEQSSAPLETVDDEN